The following proteins come from a genomic window of Sardina pilchardus chromosome 1, fSarPil1.1, whole genome shotgun sequence:
- the LOC134087891 gene encoding histone H2B-like, whose translation MPEPAKSAPKKGSKKAVTKAAGKGGKKRRKSRKESYAIYIYKVMKQVHPDTGISSKAMGIMNSFVNDIFERIAGESSRLAHYNKRSTISSREIQTAVRLLLPGELAKHAVSEGTKAVTKYTSSK comes from the coding sequence ATGCCTGAGCCAGCGAAGTCCGCCCCGAAAAAGGGATCCAAGAAAGCCGTGACCAAGGCGGCTGGAAAAGGAGGCAAGAAGCGCAGAAAGTCCAGGAAGGAGAGCTATGCTATCTACATCTACAAAGTAATGAAGCAGGTTCATCCTGATACCGGTATCTCTTCCAAGGCGATGGGTATCATGAACTCCTTCGTGAACGACATCTTCGAGCGCATTGCTGGAGAGTCCTCCCGCTTGGCTCACTACAACAAACGCTCCACCATCTCCTCCAGGGAGATCCAGACCGCAGTGCGTCTGCTTCTGCCCGGTGAGCTGGCCAAGCACGCCGTCTCTGAAGGAACCAAGGCTGTCACCAAGTACACCAGCTCTAAGTAA
- the LOC134087828 gene encoding histone H2B-like, whose amino-acid sequence MPEPAKSAPKKGSKKAVTKAAGKGGKKRRKSRKESYAIYIYKVMKQVHPDTGISSKAMGIMNSFVNDIFERIAGESSRLAHYNKRSTISSREIQTAVRLLLPGELAKHAVSEGTKAVTKYTSSKIFHQ is encoded by the coding sequence ATGCCTGAACCAGCGAAGTCCGCCCCGAAAAAGGGATCCAAGAAAGCCGTGACCAAGGCGGCTGGAAAAGGAGGCAAGAAACGCAGAAAGTCCAGGAAGGAGAGCTATGCTATCTACATCTATAAAGTCATGAAGCAGGTCCATCCTGATACCGGTATCTCTTCCAAGGCGATGGGTATTATGAACTCCTTCGTGAACGATATCTTCGAGCGCATTGCTGGAGAGTCCTCTCGCCTGGCGCACTACAACAAGCGCTCTACCATCTCTTCCAGGGAGATCCAGACTGCAGTGCGTCTGCTTCTGCCCGGTGAGCTGGCCAAGCACGCCGTCTCTGAGGGAACAAAGGCCGTCACCAAGTACACCAGCTCCAA